The Gemmatimonadota bacterium genome contains the following window.
GCGGCCTGCTGGCGCCCGAGGACTTCCTGACCTTCTTCCTGGCCCTCTTTTCCCTGATGAAACCGGTCAAGGAACTCGGCCAGGTACACAACCGGATCCAGGAAGGGATCGCCGCCGCCGACCGCGTGTTCTCCGTGCTGGACACGGCCCCTGAAATCACGGACGCACCGGGTGCGGTCCCCCTGCCCGACCTGCGGCGTGAGATCCGGCTCGATCGCGTAACTTTCCGTTACGATTCGGTCTCCGATCCCGCCCTGGAAGAGATCGACCTGGTGGTCCGATCGGGCGAGACCGTGGCGCTCGTGGGACCCAGCGGCGGTGGCAAGTCCACCCTGGTGGATCTCGTCGCGCGGTTCTACGATCCGACCGGGGGCCGCATCGAAATCGACGGGAAAGATCTGCGTTCGGTCACCGTGGCCTCTCTCCGGGAGAAGATGGGCATCGTTACCCAGGACGTGATCCTCTTCAACGATACGGTACGCAACAACATCGCCTACGGCGTGGCGGACATACCCCGGGAACGAATAAAGTCCGCCGCGGCCGCCGCGAACGCGGACGCCTTCATCGAGCAGTTGCCCGATGGGTACGAGACTTTTCTCGGGGAGCGGGGCGTGCGGCTTTCCGGCGGGCAGCGCCAGCGCATCGCCATCGCCCGGGCCATCCTGAAGGATCCCCAGATCCTCGTATTCGACGAGGCCACGTCCAGCCTGGATACCGAGTCCGAGTTGCTGGTACAGGAGGCTATTGACCGGCTGATGAAGGGCAGGACGGCCCTGGTCATCGCCCATCGCCTGTCGACGGTGCAGAAGGCGGACCGGGTGGTCGTGGTCGACCGCGGCCGGATCGTCCAGACCGGCGACCACGGGTCGCTGATCCAGGAAGACGGCCTGTACCGGAAGCTCTACAACCTGCAGTTCCGGGACCAGGAACCGGTCGCGGAATAACGGACGGCCGATGATGTGGTATCCTATCGAGAAACGGCTCAAGACCCGGGTGCTCAAATGGCTGGCCAGCCATCCCCTGGGCGATCGCCGCGCGCCGCCCGGTGAGGTCGATCCCGATCGCATCGGCCGGATCCTGATAATCCGGCAACACGACCAGTTCGGCGACTTCCTGCTTACCACCCCCGCGATCCGCGCGCTGCGGACGCGGTTTCCCGCCGCGCACCTTTCCCTGGTGGTCCGCGCCTACCTGTACCCCGTGGCCGCGAACAACCCGGATGTGGACGAGGTCCTGCTGTTCCACGAATCCGGTTTTCGGTGGCGGCCCCGGGACATCCGGTCCTTCATCGATCTCATGCGCGACCCCGTCGACCTCGCCGTCGTGTTCAACACAGTCTCCCACTCCCTGTCCAGCGACCTCATCGCCTGGCTTTCGGGCGCCCCCGTGGTCATGGGACCCGAAACGCCCACCTTCGACCACCTCGATCACAATCCCTTCTACACGATCAACGTACCCGTGCATGCTGAACCCAGGCACCAGATCCAGCGGAACCTGGACGTGGTGCGGTACGTGGGCGCCGATACGGACGACCTGTCCTACCGTTACGCCATGACAGAGGAGGAAAGCGCGGCCGGGCGGGCGGTGATCGATGGCCTGGCCGAGGATCCGGGGAAGCCCGGAGGTCCCGTGATCGCCGTCCATTTCGGCACCGGAGACGCGAGGAAGCGGTACCCCGTGGAGCACCTGGCACGGGTCTGCGATGAGTTGGCCGCGCGGCGATCCGCCCGGGTCCTGGTCATCCCCGCACCGGGAGAAGAAGGACTGCTTCGCACACTGCGCGAAGCGGCATCTTCTCCGTTGCACGGCGCACCGCCCCTGTCGCTGCGGGAGGTCGCCGGCGTGATCCGCGCCGCGGACCTGCTCGTATGCAACGACACCGGGGTCCTCCACCTGGCCGCCGCCGTGGAGACGCCTACCCTGTCCTTCCACGCTACCAGCGATCCGGCCTACTGGAAGCCGCCCGGCGCAAGGCACCGCGCCTTCTACGCGGCCAGTCAACGGATCGAGGAGATCCCGCCGGACCGCGTGTACCGCGAAATCACCGCCATGATCGACGATTCAGGCAGCGCCGGAACGGGCGAGATCATCCGGGTCTGAACCCGGTCCGGGACGGCCTTATTCACTTGACAGGACCCCGGCCCGCCCATACCATGTTGCCCGCTCAGGCGAACGCCTCCATGGCACGGGACCGGGTGAACATGGCGACCAAACTCGACCTGGGCTGCGGACCCTTCGGAAAGCTGGAAGGGGCCGTCGGCCTGGACATCAACGACGCGGCGCACGTGGACGTCGTGCACAGCCTGGACGACTACCCCTATCCCTTCGACGACGCGCAGTTCGATCATATCGAGATGTCCCATATCCTGGAGCACATCCTCCAGCCGTCCCGGGCCATGGACGAAGTGTATCGCATCGCGCGGTCCGGGGCGTCGATCCGCATCGTCACGCCCCACTACTCGTCGCAGCTGTCCTACGGCGACCTGACGCACTATCATCACTTCGGCTACGTGACGATCACCCAGATCTGCAGGGACGGGCGGTTTCGAATGGACGAATGCAGGCTGATCTTCAGTGACCTCTACCGGGTACTGGGCATAAGCCTGCTCGCCAACTGGTTTCCCCGCAGATGGGAGAAATACCTGGCGTTCATCTTCCCGGGCATGTACGTGGAGGCGAAGCTGACCGTGGTCAAGCCTTGAACGGGATGGGATGAACCGGAGGACTTAAATGACTGATTCGACGGATGCCGCCGGCAGCAAGGGCACCTCGACGGACGCCGTCGGCAGCAAGGGCACCTCGACGAACGCCGCCGGCAGCAGGGGCACCTCGACGAACGCCGCCGGCAGCAGGGCCGCCGCTGCGCTGCACCGCTACTGGCGGGCCAATATACGGATCATGGCCGTGCTGCTCGGGCTGTGGGCCCTGGCCGGACTGGGGGCCGGCATCCTGTTCGCCGACGCGCTCAACGCGTACCGCATATCCGGCACCGGCTTTCCCCTGGGATTCTGGTTCGCCCACCAGGGCAGCATCATCGTGTTCGTGCTGCTCATACTGGCCTACTGCCTGTACATGAACCGCCTGGACAACCGGCACCGCCGTGAACTCGAAACCACCAGGCAGGAAGGGTAGGGGCAGCCCATGTCGGTACAGGCTTGGACCTATTTCTTCGTGGCCCTGTCTTTCGGCCTCTACCTCTTTATCGCCTGGCGGACCCGGGTCCGGGACACCCGGGGTTTCTACGTCGCCGGACGGGGCGTGCCCGCGGCGGCCAACGGCATGGCCACGGCCGCCGACTGGATGAGCGCGGCGTCATTCATTTCCATGGCCGGGCTGATTTCCACGATGGGATACGCCGGCGGCGTCTATCTCATGGGCTGGACGGGCGGTTATGTGCTGCTGGCGCTGCTGCTCGCGCCCTACCTGCGGAAATTCGGCCACTATACCGTACCGGACTTCGTGGGCGACCGCTTCGCGTCGGACCTCGCGCGCGTGGTGGCTGTCTCCTGCGCCATTTTCATCAGCTTTACCTACGTGGCGGGGCAGATGC
Protein-coding sequences here:
- a CDS encoding DUF4212 domain-containing protein, which produces MHRYWRANIRIMAVLLGLWALAGLGAGILFADALNAYRISGTGFPLGFWFAHQGSIIVFVLLILAYCLYMNRLDNRHRRELETTRQEG
- a CDS encoding glycosyltransferase family 9 protein; its protein translation is MMWYPIEKRLKTRVLKWLASHPLGDRRAPPGEVDPDRIGRILIIRQHDQFGDFLLTTPAIRALRTRFPAAHLSLVVRAYLYPVAANNPDVDEVLLFHESGFRWRPRDIRSFIDLMRDPVDLAVVFNTVSHSLSSDLIAWLSGAPVVMGPETPTFDHLDHNPFYTINVPVHAEPRHQIQRNLDVVRYVGADTDDLSYRYAMTEEESAAGRAVIDGLAEDPGKPGGPVIAVHFGTGDARKRYPVEHLARVCDELAARRSARVLVIPAPGEEGLLRTLREAASSPLHGAPPLSLREVAGVIRAADLLVCNDTGVLHLAAAVETPTLSFHATSDPAYWKPPGARHRAFYAASQRIEEIPPDRVYREITAMIDDSGSAGTGEIIRV
- a CDS encoding methyltransferase domain-containing protein; this encodes MATKLDLGCGPFGKLEGAVGLDINDAAHVDVVHSLDDYPYPFDDAQFDHIEMSHILEHILQPSRAMDEVYRIARSGASIRIVTPHYSSQLSYGDLTHYHHFGYVTITQICRDGRFRMDECRLIFSDLYRVLGISLLANWFPRRWEKYLAFIFPGMYVEAKLTVVKP